Proteins encoded together in one Miscanthus floridulus cultivar M001 chromosome 16, ASM1932011v1, whole genome shotgun sequence window:
- the LOC136513685 gene encoding ammonium transporter 2 member 1-like, translating into MAASGGAYAAQLPAVPDWLNKGDNAWQLTAATLVGIQSMPGLVVLYGSIVKKKWAVNSAFMALYAYASSLLVWVLVGFRMAFGERLLPFWGKAGVALSQGYLVGRASLSATAHGATPRTEPLFPEATLVLFQFEFAAITLVLLAGSVLGRMNIKAWMAFTPLWLLFSYTVGAFSLWGGGFLYHWGVIDYSGGYVIHLSSGVAGFTAAYWVGPRLKSDRERFSPNNILLMIAGGGLLWMGWAGFNGGAPYAANIAASVAVLNTNVSAATSLLTWTCLDVIFFNKPSVIGAVQGMMTGLVCITPGAGLVQTWAAVLMGVFAGSVPWFTMMILHKKSALLMRVDDTLGVLHTHAVAGLLGGVLTGLLATPELLEIQSPVPGLRGAFYGGGARQVGKQLAGAAFVVAWNVAVTSLILLAIGLVVPLRMPDDQLMIGDDAAHGEEAYALWGDGEKFDATRHDLAARVGGGGMMDREGSADQQMSGMGARGVTIQL; encoded by the exons ATGGCGGCGTCGGGCGGCGCGTACGCGGCGCAGCTCCCGGCGGTGCCGGACTGGCTGAACAAGGGCGACAACGCGTGGCAGCTGACGGCGGCGACGCTGGTGGGCATCCAGTCCATGCCAGGTCTGGTGGTGCTGTACGGCAGCATCGTGAAGAAGAAGTGGGCCGTGAACTCGGCCTTCATGGCGCTCTACGCCTACGCGTCGTCGCTGCTGGTGTGGGTGCTGGTGGGGTTCCGCATGGCGTTCGGGGAGCGGCTGCTCCCGTTCTGGGGCAAGGCCGGCGTAGCGCTCTCCCAGGGGTACCTCGTCGGGCGCGCCTCGCTCTCGGCCACCGCGCACGGGGCCACGCCCCGCACCGAGCCCCTCTTCCCGGAGGCGACGCTGGTGCTGTTCCAGTTCGAGTTCGCCGCCATCACGCTCGTGCTCCTGGCGGGCTCCGTGCTGGGCCGCATGAACATCAAGGCCTGGATGGCCTTCACCCCGCTCTGGCTCCTCTTCTCCTACACCGTCGGCGCCTTCAGCCTCTGGGGCGGCGGATTCCTCTACCACTGGGGCGTCATCGACTACTCCGGCGGATACGTCATCCACCTCTCCTCCGGCGTCGCCGGCTTCACCGCCGCCTACTGG GTGGGCCCGAGGCTGAAGAGCGACCGGGAGCGCTTCTCCCCGAACAACATCCTGCTGATGATCGCGGGCGGCGGGCTGCTGTGGATGGGCTGGGCCGGCTTCAACGGCGGCGCGCCCTACGCCGCCAACATCGCGGCGTCCGTGGCCGTGCTCAACACCAACGTCTCCGCCGCCACCAGCCTCCTCACCTGGACCTGCCTCGACGTCATCTTCTTCAACAAGCCGTCCGTGATCGGCGCCGTGCAGGGCATGATGACGGGGCTCGTCTGCATCACCCCAGGAGCAG GCCTGGTGCAGACGTGGGCGGCGGTGCTCATGGGCGTATTCGCGGGGAGCGTGCCGTGGTTCACCATGATGATCCTGCACAAGAAGTCGGCGCTGCTGATGAGGGTGGACGACACGCTGGGCGTCCTCCACACGCACGCCGTGGCGGGCCTGCTGGGCGGCGTCCTCACGGGGCTGCTGGCCACGCCGGAGCTGCTGGAGATCCAGTCCCCGGTGCCGGGCCTCCGCGGCGCGTTCTACGGCGGCGGGGCCCGGCAGGTCGGGAAGCAGCTGGCGGGGGCCGCCTTTGTGGTGGCGTGGAACGTGGCCGTCACGTCGCTCATCCTGCTCGCCATCGGCCTGGTGGTGCCGCTGCGGATGCCCGACGACCAGCTCATGATCGGCGACGACGCCGCGCACGGGGAGGAGGCCTACGCGCTCTGGGGTGACGGCGAGAAGTTCGACGCCACGAGGCACGACTTGGCGGCGAGGGTCGGCGGCGGTGGCATGATGGATAGGGAAGGGTCGGCGGACCAGCAGATGTCAGGCATGGGAGCCAGGGGCGTCACCATTCAGCTGTAG